Below is a window of Tsuneonella deserti DNA.
GCCATGCGCGCGCTGGCGGCGAAGCTGAAGGTTGTCATCCCGACCAGCTTCTTTGAGCGCGACGGGCACCACTACTACAACACCTTGGCAATGGTGGACGAAGGCGGCGAGATCCTAGGCACCTATCGCAAGAGCCATATCCCCGATGGGCCGGGCTACGAGGAAAAGTACTATTTCCGCCCCGGCAACGACGGGTTCAAGGTTTGGGACGTTGCCGGCACGCGCATTGGCGTCGGCATCTGCTGGGACCAGTGGTACCCGGAATGCGCGCGGGTGATGGCGCTGATGGGGGCAGAAATGCTGTTCTACCCAACCGCGATCGGTTCCGAACCTTACGACGAGGGACTCGACACCAGTCGCATGTGGCGCCGCGCGATGCTGGGCCATGCGGTATCCAACTGCATGCCCGTGGTCGCGGCCAACCGCATCGGGGACGAGGACGGACAACAGTTCTACGGCCACAGTT
It encodes the following:
- the aguB gene encoding N-carbamoylputrescine amidase; amino-acid sequence: MTEVTVAALQLDLSSHDERENIAAVSALVEEAAGEGAKIVCPPELFSGRYFCQVEDEALFSLARPVAEHPSVIAMRALAAKLKVVIPTSFFERDGHHYYNTLAMVDEGGEILGTYRKSHIPDGPGYEEKYYFRPGNDGFKVWDVAGTRIGVGICWDQWYPECARVMALMGAEMLFYPTAIGSEPYDEGLDTSRMWRRAMLGHAVSNCMPVVAANRIGDEDGQQFYGHSFISDEWGDYVREMGAGESGVLLAKLDLARAAKHRAGMGFFRDRRPQLYGRICQDI